AATTCAATTTATCATTAGGACAAGATATTGACCTTGACCACTATATTCAAGATTTTATTTCATTAGGATATGAAAGAGTAGACATGGTCAGCTCTCCTGGAGAATTTAGTGTTCGTGGTGGAATTATTGATATTTATCCTTTAACTGAAGAAAATGCAGTTCGAATCGAACTATTTGATACTGAAATTGACTCTATTCGTTCTTTCAATATAGATGACCAAAGATCAGTAGAAATGTTAAAAACGATAACAATTGGGCCTGCTGTTGAAATACTAATAGATGCAGAAGCAAGAAATCGAAGTATAGAAGGTATTGAAGCAGGCTTAGCAAAGAATTTAAAAAAGCTAAAAAATGAGCAACAGAAGGAAATGCTACTTGAGCATATTCAATATGATTTGGAGCGTTTACGAAATAACCAATTTAGTCATGATCTATTTAAGTATTCTTCTCTCCTATATGAGCAGCCTACTAGTTTACTAGATTATTTTCCTACTGATTCAATCGTAATTTTAGATGAGATCAGTAGAATTCACGAAACATATGATCAATTAGAACGGGAAGAGGCAGAGTGGTTTACCGGTTTACTTGAAGAAGGAAAAATTCTACAGGAAATAAAGGTTTCACATTCGTATATGGATGTTATGACAAAAAGTAAACATCCTTCTATCTATCTTTCTCTTTTCTTAAGACATGTACCACATACAAGTCCACAAAATATATTAAATATATCTTGTAAACAAATGCAAAATTTCCATGGTCAGATGCATGTTTTAAAGAATGAACTTGAACGCTTTCAAAAATCTCAATATTCTGTTGTGTTTTTAGGCGTAAATGAGGAAAGAACAAAGAAGCTTGAGGATGTATTAGAGGACTATGAAATTCAGGCAAAAATATTGGGGCAAAACGATCCCTTAATTGCTGGTCAAATTTCAGTTGTTCAAGGAGATTTACAAACAGGATTTGAACTACCAATGCAAAAGCTCGCTGTCATTACGGAGGAAGAGCTTTTTAAGAAACGTGTAAAAAAACAGGTTAGAAGGCAAAAGCTTTCGAATGCAGAGCGAATAAAGAGCTATTCAGAACTAGAAGTTGGCGATTATGTTGTCCATGTTAATCATGGGATTGGTAAATATCTTGGTATTGAAACACTTGAAATAAACGGGATTCACAAAGATTATTTAAATATAAGATATCAGGGCAGTGACCAGCTCTATGTACCGGTTGAACAGATTGATCAAGTGCAAAAATATGTTGGCTCTGAAGGCAAGGAGCCTAAGATTTACAAGCTTGGAGGAAATGACTGGCGCAGGGTTAAGAAGAAGGTTGAGTCTTCGGTCCAAGATATTGCAGATGATTTAATTAAATTATATGCTGAACGTGAAGCAAGTGAGGGATATGCATTCTCACCAGATGGTGAAATGCAGAAAGAATTTGAATTAGCCTTTCCATATCAAGAAACAGAAGATCAAATGCGCTCCATTCAAGAAATTAAGAAGGATATGGAACGTCTTCGTCCAATGGACCGCCTTTTATGTGGAGATGTTGGATATGGAAAAACAGAGGTTGCGATACGTGCAGCTTTTAAAGCTATTGCAGATGGTAAACAAGTTGCATTGTTAGTTCCAACGACTATTTTAGCTCAACAACACTATGAAACCGTTAGAGAACGTTTTCAGGACTATCCTATTAGTGTTGGTCTCTTAAGTCGCTTTAGATCTAGAAAAGAGATTACAGAAACAACAAAAGGATTGGGCAATGGAACTGTTGATATGGTCATTGGGACACATCGCCTTCTATCAAAAGATATAAAATATAAGGACTTAGGATTGCTAATCATTGATGAAGAACAACGTTTTGGTGTTACACATAAGGAAAAGATAAAACAATTAAAGGCGAATGTGGATGTGCTTACGTTAACAGCAACTCCAATTCCAAGAACCTTACATATGTCTATGCTAGGAGTAAGGGATTTATCTGTTATTGAAACGCCACCAGAAAATCGTTTTCCGGTTCAAACATATGTTGTTGAATATAATGGCGCGCTTGTTCGAGAGTCAATTGAAAGAGAAATGTCTCGTGGAGGTCAAGTTTTCTTTCTATATAACCGGGTAGAGGATATTGAAAGAAAAGCAGAGGAAATTTCTATGCTAGTACCAGATGCAAGGGTCACATATGCACACGGGAAAATGACTGAAAATGAGTTAGAATCTGTCATGTTAAGCTTCCTCGAGGGAGAATATGATGTGTTAGTAAGCACAACTATTATTGAAACAGGTGTAGATATTCCTAACGTTAACACGCTTATTGTTAATGATGCAGATAAGATGGGACTATCACAGCTTTATCAGCTGAGAGGACGAGTAGGTCGATCTAACCGAGTAGCTTATGCGTATTTTACGTATCGCAAAGATAAGGTGCTTACAGAAGTTGCTGAAAAAAGGTTACAAGCTATTAAAGAATTTACCGAATTAGGTTCAGGCTTTAAGATTGCAATGAGGGATCTTTCTATCAGGGGAGCAGGGAATCTTTTAGGGGCTCAACAGCATGGCTTCATTGATTCTGTTGGTTTTGATTTATATTCACAAATGCTGAAAGAAGCTATTGAAGAAAGACAAACTGATAAACCAAAACAAAAAGCAATAGATGTTGAAATTGATCTTCAAGTGGATGCATATTTACCTGAATCATATATTACAGATGGTCGTCAAAAAATCGATATGTATAAACGCTTTAGATCAATTACTGAATTACAAGAGCTAGAAGAGTTGCAAGAAGAAATGATTGATCGATTTGGAGAATATCCAGTTGAGGTTGATTATCTTTTCCAAATTGCAAAATTGAAGGTTTTTGCTATTCAAGAACGAGTTGAGTTAATAAAGCAAGATAAAGAAGTCATCACAATTCTCATAGAAGAAGAAGCCAGCAATTTAATTGATGGTCAAAAGCTATTTGACTTAAGTAATAAATATCAACGAATTGTTGGTTTAGGAATGGAAGGCAGTAAATTAAAGCTAACAGTTAATACAAAAGGATTAGCTGTTGAGAAATGGCTTGGCATTACGACCGAACTTTTAAATGGATTATCTCAAGTGAAAAAAGAAGAAATTCTCCAATAAAATAGGTTTAATAAATGCTTCTAAAGGATATTATTAGTAGTTGCTTATCACTTTTATCTTAAAAAATCCGGTAAAGGATGTATATTACTCGAATGGTGAAGGATACTATTTTTAACAAACGATGATTGTTACATAGAAAAAAGCTCCTGTTTAAAAAGGTTTTAATTATTATTTATTTTGTATGCAGGATCAACAATCGTCAATTTCCTATCATCCGATGAAAGTGAGGCAACGTAAGATGAAAGCAACTGGTATAGTTCGTCGCATTGATGATTTAGGTCGCGTAGTAATTCCAAAGGAAATTCGTAGAACATTACGAATTCGTGAAGGAGATCCATTAGAAATATTTGTGGATCGTGATGGTGAGGTAATTTTAAAGAAATATTCACCAATCAGTGAACTTAGCGACTTTTCTAAGGAATATGCAGATGCTATTTATGATAGTTTAGGTCATCCAGTTTTAATCTGTGATAGAGACACATTCATTGCTGTATCCGGTGGTTCAAAAAAGGAATACCTTAATAAGAACATCGGTGAAGTTATCGAGCAGGTTATGGAGGAAAGAAACTCTGTTTTAAAAGCAGATGCTGGAGAAATTCAGGTTGTAGAAGGTTTAAATGAAGATATTAAATCATATACGATTGGACCCATTGTGGCCAATGGTGATCCAATTGGAGCAGTCATTATTCTTTCCAAAGAGCAATCAATTGGTGAGG
This genomic stretch from Metabacillus sp. B2-18 harbors:
- the mfd gene encoding transcription-repair coupling factor, translating into MNSLQQYFYHNDDFKTVVSGIEEGLKEQLVAGLSGSARTVFTASLYHELNKSILIVTHNLFQAQKVYEDLLNLIKEDVYLYPVNDLIASEVAIASPELKSQRIEVLNRLSEGKQSIVVVPVAGVRRLIPPKQLWKQKQFNLSLGQDIDLDHYIQDFISLGYERVDMVSSPGEFSVRGGIIDIYPLTEENAVRIELFDTEIDSIRSFNIDDQRSVEMLKTITIGPAVEILIDAEARNRSIEGIEAGLAKNLKKLKNEQQKEMLLEHIQYDLERLRNNQFSHDLFKYSSLLYEQPTSLLDYFPTDSIVILDEISRIHETYDQLEREEAEWFTGLLEEGKILQEIKVSHSYMDVMTKSKHPSIYLSLFLRHVPHTSPQNILNISCKQMQNFHGQMHVLKNELERFQKSQYSVVFLGVNEERTKKLEDVLEDYEIQAKILGQNDPLIAGQISVVQGDLQTGFELPMQKLAVITEEELFKKRVKKQVRRQKLSNAERIKSYSELEVGDYVVHVNHGIGKYLGIETLEINGIHKDYLNIRYQGSDQLYVPVEQIDQVQKYVGSEGKEPKIYKLGGNDWRRVKKKVESSVQDIADDLIKLYAEREASEGYAFSPDGEMQKEFELAFPYQETEDQMRSIQEIKKDMERLRPMDRLLCGDVGYGKTEVAIRAAFKAIADGKQVALLVPTTILAQQHYETVRERFQDYPISVGLLSRFRSRKEITETTKGLGNGTVDMVIGTHRLLSKDIKYKDLGLLIIDEEQRFGVTHKEKIKQLKANVDVLTLTATPIPRTLHMSMLGVRDLSVIETPPENRFPVQTYVVEYNGALVRESIEREMSRGGQVFFLYNRVEDIERKAEEISMLVPDARVTYAHGKMTENELESVMLSFLEGEYDVLVSTTIIETGVDIPNVNTLIVNDADKMGLSQLYQLRGRVGRSNRVAYAYFTYRKDKVLTEVAEKRLQAIKEFTELGSGFKIAMRDLSIRGAGNLLGAQQHGFIDSVGFDLYSQMLKEAIEERQTDKPKQKAIDVEIDLQVDAYLPESYITDGRQKIDMYKRFRSITELQELEELQEEMIDRFGEYPVEVDYLFQIAKLKVFAIQERVELIKQDKEVITILIEEEASNLIDGQKLFDLSNKYQRIVGLGMEGSKLKLTVNTKGLAVEKWLGITTELLNGLSQVKKEEILQ
- the spoVT gene encoding stage V sporulation protein T, with translation MKATGIVRRIDDLGRVVIPKEIRRTLRIREGDPLEIFVDRDGEVILKKYSPISELSDFSKEYADAIYDSLGHPVLICDRDTFIAVSGGSKKEYLNKNIGEVIEQVMEERNSVLKADAGEIQVVEGLNEDIKSYTIGPIVANGDPIGAVIILSKEQSIGEVEHKAVETAAGFLARQMEQ